From a region of the Theobroma cacao cultivar B97-61/B2 chromosome 8, Criollo_cocoa_genome_V2, whole genome shotgun sequence genome:
- the LOC18591570 gene encoding AP-4 complex subunit mu — MISQFFVLSQRGDNIVFRDYRGEVAKGSAEIFFRKVKFWKEDGQEEAPPVFNVDGVNYFHVKVVGLLFVATTRVNVSPSLVLELLQRIARVIKDYLGVLSEDSLRKNFVLVYELLDEVIDFGYVQTTSTEVLKSYVFNEPIVVDAARLQPLGPAAIFMQGSKRMPGTAVTKSVVANEPGGRKREEIFVDIIEKISVTFSSSGYILTSEIDGTIQMKSYLTGNPEIRLALNEDLSIGRGGGSVYDYRSSSGAGPVILDDCNFHESVRLDSFDMDRTLALVPPDGEFPVMNYRMTQEFKPPFRINCLIEEAGHLKAEVILKVHAEFPSNITANTVVVQMPLPKYTTRASFEVEPGAVGQRTDFKEANKKLEWGLKKIVGGSEHTLRAKLTFSQESHANITKEAGPVSMTFTIPMYNASRLQVKYLQIAKKSSSYNPYRWVRYVTQANSYVARI; from the exons ATGATATCTCAGTTCTTCGTGCTCTCTCAGCGAGGCGATAACATAGTTTTTCGCGATT ATCGTGGTGAAGTAGCGAAAGGAAGTGCAGAGATATTCTTCCGTAAAGTTAAGTTTTGGAAAGAGGATGGACAAGAGGAGGCACCCCCTGTCTTT AATGTGGATGGTGTGAACTACTTCCATGTGAAGGTTGTTGGGCTGTTGTTTGTTGCAACCACAAGGGTTAATGTGTCACCATCTCTTGTCCTGGAACTTCTGCAAAGGATTGCTCGTGTCATTAAAGATTATTTAGGGGTTTTAAGTGAAGATTCACTGCGGAAAAATTTTGTACTTGTGTATGAGTTGCTGGACGAAGTCATT gaCTTCGGTTATGTGCAAACAACATCTACTGAAGTTTTGAAGTCCTATGTGTTTAATGAGCCAATAGTGGTTGATGCTGCGCGTTTGCAACCTCTTGGCCCTGCTGCCATCTTTATG CAAGGATCCAAAAGAATGCCTGGGACAGCAGTTACGAAGTCTGTTGTAGCCAATGAGCCTGGAGGTCGGAAgagagaggaaatttttgtggatataattgagAAAATCAGTGTCACATTTAGCTCTAGC GGATATATACTGACTTCCGAGATTGATGGCACTATTCAAATGAAAAGTTATCTGACAGGAAATCCAGAAATCCGGTTAGCACTTAATGAAGACCTGAGCATAGGAAGAGGAGGGGGATCAGTCTATG ATTATAGGAGTTCATCCGGTGCAGGGCCAGTGATACTCGATGATTGTAATTTTCATGAATCAGTGCGTCTTGATAGTTTCGATATGGACAGAACTCTGGCTCTG GTACCACCAGATGGTGAATTTCCTGTCATGAACTACAGAATGACGCAGGAATTCAAGCCTCCTTTTCGTATTAACTGTTTAATTGAAGAAGCAGGACACCTTAAG gCAGAAGTAATTCTTAAAGTACACGCCGAGTTCCCCTCGAACATTACCGCAAACACAGTTGTTGTGCAGATGccacttcctaaatatactaCCAG AGCTAGTTTTGAGGTGGAACCTGGAGCTGTTGGGCAAAGAACAGATTTCAAAGAAGCAAACAAGAAACTAGAATGGGGTTTAAAGaag ATTGTTGGTGGATCGGAACATACACTTCGTGCAAAGCTGACATTTTCACAGGAATCACATG CAAACATCACGAAGGAAGCTGGACCAGTTAGCATGACTTTCACAATACCGATGTATAACGCGTCAAGGCTTCAG GTGAAATACTTGCAGATAGCAAAGAAATCTAGTTCCTATAATCCATATCGATGGGTGAGATATGTTACTCAGGCCAATTCATATGTTGCTCGAATATGA
- the LOC18591796 gene encoding ubiquitin carboxyl-terminal hydrolase 17, translating to MLLAGDLGVSSLVLVVSLVLPLIGLFIRRKWRLSVARQAEIKRLLILASEEAARAELEALLGYGTISVSRNYHQCAVCFCPTTTRCARCKAVRYCSAKCQIIHWRQGHKEECHPPSIATHQNHDEGSDSGQKVVEQDQYGDRYEIEEKQHTKPTETSSTKPALSNSTSSSVVLHGKDDDIKVEFHADGEGTNSASESSSVSFSGFSSAAGSESSDDISVCESIGSNEPDKFDRSSSADANLDKFWTASGVNDVDQTNPSSPKFVRLVDSVDKFTKLNKLNQTKRDRSGESQCTSTSSSGLGISGTCEGSIAEPCATTSGFWGSSLESLDADNESFQSTPKVAINSASLDSGSSLQFSFNLSGNASSSRPQGSKAKDVKLDDAPQGALGSTKVSDGVTLSRNIGLDARKVINSPSLNSEWPNHVECGSSSISHVPKPLEVKTSSPSSLQSGSESGSISTDVPFVSTLSSSCFEKAGSSTVINGPSNASHPLKSAEAYSSSARVHAVSSMKSGKIGVHANAATLPPVSSCSSNGRHGLKTSMLKVVDQFRGSNLPKHYPLGVGNEVTGKYSDKGLFPYESFVKLYNWNKVELQPCGLVNCGNSCYANAVLQCLTFTPPLTAYFLQGLHSKACAKKEWCFSCEFENLILKAKDGKSPLSPIGILSQLQNIGSQLANGKEEDAHEFLRYAIDAMQSVCLREAGVDSSGCSEEETTLVGLTFGGYLRSKIKCMKCQGKSERHERMMDLTVEIEGDIGTLEEALRRFTATEILDGENKYQCSRCKSYEKAKKKLTILEAPNVLTIALKRFQSGKFGKLNKAIRFPEILNLAPYMSGTSDKSPIYRLYGVVVHLDIMNAAFSGHYVCYVKNVQNKWFKIDDSTVTSAELERVLTKGAYMLLYARCSPRAPRLIRSRNKTIPSRVNSKNLSKSSSSTHSSLDESYPSSIHPDFPGSIESLYSKYNPLQRISEEDSSSDSSSLFSSNSDEGSCCTDSTRDSTSADDLLDSVFGDSIRGWNSPWRSSDSDASSSSSSSPLYSRHSPLADLDRYASGSPETCGSQVEYTDSAAENVPLDRRPSGSSGRQKDEEGKGNHPFFHSDTSKQCRKIGSSSSRETDSERLGRVNPLNDVSFRRSTRERTN from the exons TTCTGCTAAGTGTCAAATTATTCACTGGCGGCAAGGTCACAAGGAAGAATGCCATCCACCGTCCATTGCAACACACCAGAATCATGATGAAGGAAGTGATTCTGGTCAGAAGGTGGTAGAGCAAGACCAATATGGAGACAGAtatgaaattgaagaaaagcaGCATACAAAGCCAACTGAAACATCCTCCACAAAGCCTGCATTGTCTAATTCCACTAGCTCTTCTGTGGTTTTACATGGGAAGGATGATGATATAAAGGTTGAGTTCCATGCTGATGGGGAAGGAACGAACTCTGCTTCTGAATCTTCCAGTGTTTCATTTTCTGGATTTTCTTCTGCGGCTGGTAGTGAATCATCTGATGATATTTCTGTGTGCGAGAGCATCGGTTCAAATGAGCCTGATAAATTTGATAGATCTTCATCTGCTGATGCTAATCTTGACAAGTTTTGGACTGCCTCTGGTGTCAATGATGTGGATCAAACCAATCCATCATCCCCAAAATTTGTTAGGTTGGTTGATTCTGTAGATAAATTtaccaaattaaataaattaaatcagACAAAGCGTGATCGAAGTGGAGAGAGTCAGTGCACATCAACTAGTTCTTCAGGTTTGGGCATCAGTGGCACATGTGAGGGTTCAATTGCAGAGCCCTGTGCAACTACTTCTGGTTTCTGGGGCAGTTCTCTTGAATCTCTTGATGCTGACAATGAGTCTTTTCAGTCTACTCCTAAAGTAGCCATTAACAGTGCCTCACTTGATTCTGGATCTTCCTtacaattttcatttaatttgtcTGGGAATGCTTCTTCCTCTCGTCCACAAGGCTCCAAGGCAAAAGATGTCAAATTGGATGATGCTCCTCAGGGTGCTCTTGGGAGTACCAAGGTTTCTGATGGAGTAACTTTGTCACGAAATATTGGTTTAGATGCTCGAAAGGTCATCAACTCCCCATCCTTGAATTCTGAATGGCCTAACCATGTGGAGTGTGGCTCTAGCAGTATTTCACATGTCCCAAAACCTTTAGAAGTTAAAACTTCATCACCTTCTTCCTTACAATCTGGTTCCGAAAGTGGTTCAATCAGTACAGATGTTCCATTTGTTAGTACCTTGTCATCTTCATGTTTTGAAAAGGCAGGCTCAAGTACTGTCATTAATGGCCCTAGCAATGCTTCACATCCATTAAAGTCTGCTGAAGCTTATTCATCCAGTGCCAGAGTGCATGCTGTTTCTAGCATGAAATCTGGAAAAATTGGTGTTCATGCAAATGCTGCTACATTACCTCCAGTTTCAAGTTGTTCTTCAAATGGTCGACATGGATTGAAAACTTCTATGTTGAAGGTTGTTGATCAATTCAGAGGATCTAACTTGCCTAAACACTATCCATTGGGGGTTGGTAATGAGGTTACTGGAAAATATAGTGATAAG GGCCTTTTTCCTTATGAATCATTTGTCAAGCTTTATAATTGGAACAAGGTGGAACTGCAACCATGTGGCCTTGTAAACTGTGGAAACAG CTGTTATGCCAATGCTGTCCTCCAATGCCTGACATTTACTCCTCCTCTGACTGCTTACTTTCTTCAGGGACTCCATTCCAAAGCAT GTGCAAAGAAAGAATGGTGTTTCAGCTGTGAGTTTGAAAATCTGATTTTGAAGGCCAAGGATGGGAAATCTCCACTATCCCCTATAGGAATACTTTCCCAACTACAAAATATTGGAAGTCAACTTGCTAATGGGAAAGAGGAAGATGCACATGAATTTTTAAG GTATGCCATCGATGCAATGCAATCTGTTTGTCTTAGAGAAGCTGGGGTGGATTCATCAGGTTGttcagaagaagaaacaacttTAGTAGGCCTAACATTTGGAGGCTACCTTAGGTCAAAG ATAAAGTGCATGAAGTGTCAAGGCAAGTCTGAGCGTCATGAAAGAATGATGGACCTTACAGTGGAGATTGAAGGCGACATAGGAACCTTGGAAGAGGCTCTTCGGCGGTTTACAGCAACTGAGATTCTGGATGGAGAAAATAAGTATCAATGTAGCAG ATGCAAATCTTATGAGAAGGCCAAAAAGAAGTTGACAATATTAGAGGCTCCCAATGTCCTTACAATTGCTTTGAAGCGATTTCAG TCAGGTAAATTTGGAAAGCTTAATAAAGCGATTCGGTTTCCTGAGATTTTGAACTTGGCACCATATATGAGTGGGACAAGTGATAAATCACCCATATACAGGCTCTACGGGGTGGTGGTCCACTTGGATATTATGAATGCTGCATTTTCGGGTCACTACGTGTGCTATGttaaaaatgttcaaaacaaGTGGTTCAAGATTGATGACAGCACA GTAACATCCGCGGAACTTGAAAGAGTTCTGACTAAAGGGGCATACATGCTTCTTTATGCAAG GTGCTCACCCCGAGCCCCAAGATTGATAAGGAGCAGAAATAAGACCATTCCATCGAGGGTCAATTCAAAGAATCTGTCAAAGTCTAGTTCTTCAACACATTCTAGTCTTGATGAAAGCTACCCTAGTTCAATTCATCCAGACTTTCCGGGGAGCATTGAATCTCTTTATTCAAAATACAATCCGCTGCAAAGGATTTCGGAAGAGGACTCATCAAGTGATAGTTCTTCACTTTTTAGCAGCAACTCTGATGAAGGTTCCTGCTGTACTGATAGCACACGAGATTCTACCAGTGCTGATGACTTGTTGGATTCTGTATTTGGTGATTCAATACGTGGTTGGAACAGTCCCTGGAGGAGTTCAGATTCCGAtgcttcttcatcttcctcaTCTTCTCCCCTTTACTCAAGGCATTCACCCCTTGCTGATTTAGACCGATATGCTTCAGGTTCGCCTGAAACTTGTGGCTCTCAAGTGGAATATACTGATTCAGCCGCAGAGAATGTTCCTTTGGACAGACGACCCAGTGGGAGTAGCGGGAGGCAAAAGGATGAGGAAGGTAAGGGAAATCATCCTTTTTTCCACTCTGACACGAGTAAACAGTGTAGAAAGATAGGTAGTAGTAGCTCTAGGGAAACTGACTCGGAGAGATTAGGACGGGTTAACCCTCTAAATGATGTATCTTTTAGAAGATCAACAAGGGAAAgaaccaattaa
- the LOC18591797 gene encoding AT-hook motif nuclear-localized protein 17: protein MKGEYVETKNENPNNMFSKLHHSHQQHQHQNHPFSHHFQLSRDSQTPDSEDTSRTTTPTTKDPTTNHNSTLPSGGGGGTSGGDGATIEVIRRPRGRPPGSKNKPKPPVIITREPEPAMSPYILEIPGGNDIVEAISRFSRRKNIGICVLTGSGTVSNVTLRQLSTTPGATITFHGRFDILSLSATFLPQTTSCHMPNTFSISLAGPQGQIVGGFVAGSLVAAGTVFIVAATFNNPSYHRLPGEEEARNTVSSGGGGEGQSPPLSGGGGDSGHGGGVDSCGVSMYSCHLGGSDVIWAPTARPPPPPPPY, encoded by the coding sequence ATGAAAGGTGAATATGTAGAAACCAAAAATGAGAACCCCAACAACATGTTTTCTAAACTCCACCACTCTCATCAACAGCACCAACACCAAAACCACCCTTTCTCTCATCACTTCCAACTCTCTCGCGATTCCCAAACCCCTGACTCTGAAGACACCAGTCGCACCACCACCCCTACCACCAAGGACCCCACCACCAACCACAACTCCACTCTCCCTAGTGGTGGCGGTGGCGGTACTAGCGGTGGCGATGGAGCTACCATCGAAGTCATTCGAAGACCAAGAGGCCGTCCTCCAGGCTCCAAAAACAAGCCGAAACCACCCGTCATCATCACTCGCGAACCCGAGCCCGCCATGAGTCCTTACATTCTCGAAATCCCTGGAGGAAACGACATCGTTGAAGCTATCTCCCGTTTCTCTCGTCGCAAAAACATTGGCATCTGCGTACTTACAGGATCTGGAACCGTTTCGAACGTAACTCTCCGTCAACTTTCAACGACTCCGGGAGCTACCATAACTTTCCATGGCAGATTCGACATCTTATCCCTCTCCGCCACGTTCCTACCTCAAACGACGTCGTGTCACATGCCGAATACGTTCTCTATCTCTTTAGCGGGTCCTCAAGGACAGATCGTTGGGGGGTTCGTAGCTGGCTCATTGGTAGCAGCTGGCACCGTGTTCATAGTAGCTGCTACTTTTAACAACCCTTCGTATCATCGGTTACCAGGAGAAGAAGAAGCGAGGAATACAGTGTCGTCAGGTGGTGGTGGTGAAGGACAGTCGCCGCCTTTGTCTGGTGGCGGTGGAGATAGTGGTCACGGTGGTGGGGTAGAttcttgcggggtttcgatgtATAGTTGTCATTTGGGTGGGTCAGATGTGATTTGGGCTCCAACTGCTAGACCACCACCGCCCCCACCGCCTTACTAA